The following coding sequences are from one Culex quinquefasciatus strain JHB chromosome 1, VPISU_Cqui_1.0_pri_paternal, whole genome shotgun sequence window:
- the LOC6042500 gene encoding glutathione synthetase isoform X2, with the protein MTSPSTEVPILESCIPLPLDEARLLEVVEKAKDWAIMHGAAMRSKADFNPDALQFAPFILTPSSFPRKEFEKAVALQTTLNELMHSVAHDEEFLRDTLKYTIKVDAFTGSLFEIYETVLKEGISQPCSLALLRSDYLANFLESNAIKQVEINTIASSFGGISTFMTPMHSYILKELGQMNKLVNLPENRALSGLCDAMVEAWKIQDHPKAVILFVIEDVTYNICDQRFHEFYIRETYPFVQVIRRTLTQIFNGGKLGPDGELLIDGQEVTVIYFRAGYEPGHYYGPNEWSARLLMERSKAIKCPSIQYHLAGTKKVQQALAKPGILKRFIADDHKIDTIKEIFTGLYPLDKNEEGDEAVRRALENPERYVLKPQREGGGNNVYGEDIPGALEKMNDDERSAWILMERIFPPLSKGYMVRPGGKMPPEIVNLVSELGIFGAIIGTKDNVVYNKQVGHMLRTKLSSANEGGVAAGLGALDSPYLID; encoded by the exons ATGACATCCCCGTCGACGGAAGTTCCGATACTGGAGTCGTGCATTCCACTGCCCCTGGACGAGGCCCGCCTGCTGGAGGTCGTCGAGAAGGCCAAGGACTGGGCCATCATGCACGGGGCGGCCATGCGGTCCAAGGCGGATTTTAACCCGGACGCGCTGCAG TTTGCTCCGTTCATTCTGACGCCCAGCTCTTTCCCACGCAAGGAGTTTGAAAAGGCTGTGGCGCTGCAAACCACGCTAAACGAGCTGATGCATTCGGTCGCCCATGATGAGGAGTTCCTGCGGGATACGCTTAAGTATACAATCAAGGTGGACGCCTTCACCGGAAGTCTGTTTGAAATTTACGAAACCGTACTCAAGGAAGGAATCTCCCAG CCGTGCTCGCTAGCTTTACTCCGGTCTGACTATCTGGCAAACTTTCTCGAATCGAACGCCATTAAGCAGGTGGAAATCAACACGATCGCCTCCAGTTTTGGCGGCATCTCGACCTTTATGACACCGATGCATAG CTACATTTTGAAGGAACTAGGCCAGATGAATAAGCTGGTAAAT CTTCCGGAGAATCGTGCCTTGTCCGGTCTTTGCGACGCCATGGTCGAGGCCTGGAAGATTCAGGACCACCCAAAAGCGGTGATCCTATTCGTGATCGAGGACGTAACCTACAATATCTGCGATCAGCGCTTTCACGAGTTCTACATCCGCGAGACGTACCCCTTCGTGCAGGTCATCCGGCGTACGCTGACGCAGATCTTCAACGGAGGTAAGCTTGGTCCAGACGGAGAACTGCTGATCGATGGGCAGGAGGTGACGGTGATTTATTTCCGTGCTGGGTACGAACCTGGTCACTACTACGGGCCGAACGAGTGGTCCGCCCGACTGTTGATGGAACGGTCCAAGGCCATCAAGTGTCCGTCGATTCAGTACCACCTGGCCGGTACCAAGAAAGTCCAGCAAGCCCTGGCCAAGCCCGGCATCCTGAAGCGCTTCATCGCGGACGATCACAAGATCGATACCATCAAGGAGATCTTCACCGGACTGTACCCGCTGGACAAGAACGAGGAAGGAGACGAAGCGGTTCGGCGGGCGCTGGAAAATCCGGAACGGTACGTGCTGAAGCCCCAGCGTGAAGGCGGCGGCAATAACGTGTACGGCGAGGACATTCCCGGAGCGCTGGAGAAAATGAACGACGACGAGCGGTCCGCGTGGATTCTGATGGAGCGAATCTTCCCGCCACTGTCGAAGGGTTACATGGTTCGACCGGGCGGTAAGATGCCCCCGGAGATTGTGAACCTCGTGTCTGAGCTGGGCATCTTTGGAGCCATCATTGG AACCAAGGACAACGTCGTGTACAACAAGCAGGTGGGCCACATGTTGCGGACAAAGCTGTCCAGTGCCAACGAGGGTGGCGTGGCCGCTGGTCTGGGTGCCTTGGACAGTCCGTACTTGATCGACTAG
- the LOC6042500 gene encoding glutathione synthetase isoform X3, translating into MTSPSTEVPILESCIPLPLDEARLLEVVEKAKDWAIMHGAAMRSKADFNPDALQFAPFILTPSSFPRKEFEKAVALQTTLNELMHSVAHDEEFLRDTLKYTIKVDAFTGSLFEIYETVLKEGISQPISLGLLRSDLMLETKCENSCQVQCSRAKPYCCWKQVEINCIASGFGHLGPASRVVQSYVFFGV; encoded by the exons ATGACATCCCCGTCGACGGAAGTTCCGATACTGGAGTCGTGCATTCCACTGCCCCTGGACGAGGCCCGCCTGCTGGAGGTCGTCGAGAAGGCCAAGGACTGGGCCATCATGCACGGGGCGGCCATGCGGTCCAAGGCGGATTTTAACCCGGACGCGCTGCAG TTTGCTCCGTTCATTCTGACGCCCAGCTCTTTCCCACGCAAGGAGTTTGAAAAGGCTGTGGCGCTGCAAACCACGCTAAACGAGCTGATGCATTCGGTCGCCCATGATGAGGAGTTCCTGCGGGATACGCTTAAGTATACAATCAAGGTGGACGCCTTCACCGGAAGTCTGTTTGAAATTTACGAAACCGTACTCAAGGAAGGAATCTCCCAG CCGATTTCGCTGGGCCTTTTACGATCCGATTTGATGCTGGAGACCAAATGCGAGAACTCGTGTCAAGTGCAGTGCAGTCGTGCCAAGCCGTACTGCTGCTGGAAGCAGGTGGAAATCAATTGCATTGCTTCCGGCTTCGGCCATCTGGGTCCCGCGAGCAGGGTGGTCCAAAG TTACGTATTTTTTGGCGTATAA
- the LOC6042500 gene encoding glutathione synthetase isoform X1 — MTSPSTEVPILESCIPLPLDEARLLEVVEKAKDWAIMHGAAMRSKADFNPDALQFAPFILTPSSFPRKEFEKAVALQTTLNELMHSVAHDEEFLRDTLKYTIKVDAFTGSLFEIYETVLKEGISQPISLGLLRSDLMLETKCENSCQVQCSRAKPYCCWKQVEINCIASGFGHLGPASRVVQSYILKELGQMNKLVNLPENRALSGLCDAMVEAWKIQDHPKAVILFVIEDVTYNICDQRFHEFYIRETYPFVQVIRRTLTQIFNGGKLGPDGELLIDGQEVTVIYFRAGYEPGHYYGPNEWSARLLMERSKAIKCPSIQYHLAGTKKVQQALAKPGILKRFIADDHKIDTIKEIFTGLYPLDKNEEGDEAVRRALENPERYVLKPQREGGGNNVYGEDIPGALEKMNDDERSAWILMERIFPPLSKGYMVRPGGKMPPEIVNLVSELGIFGAIIGTKDNVVYNKQVGHMLRTKLSSANEGGVAAGLGALDSPYLID; from the exons ATGACATCCCCGTCGACGGAAGTTCCGATACTGGAGTCGTGCATTCCACTGCCCCTGGACGAGGCCCGCCTGCTGGAGGTCGTCGAGAAGGCCAAGGACTGGGCCATCATGCACGGGGCGGCCATGCGGTCCAAGGCGGATTTTAACCCGGACGCGCTGCAG TTTGCTCCGTTCATTCTGACGCCCAGCTCTTTCCCACGCAAGGAGTTTGAAAAGGCTGTGGCGCTGCAAACCACGCTAAACGAGCTGATGCATTCGGTCGCCCATGATGAGGAGTTCCTGCGGGATACGCTTAAGTATACAATCAAGGTGGACGCCTTCACCGGAAGTCTGTTTGAAATTTACGAAACCGTACTCAAGGAAGGAATCTCCCAG CCGATTTCGCTGGGCCTTTTACGATCCGATTTGATGCTGGAGACCAAATGCGAGAACTCGTGTCAAGTGCAGTGCAGTCGTGCCAAGCCGTACTGCTGCTGGAAGCAGGTGGAAATCAATTGCATTGCTTCCGGCTTCGGCCATCTGGGTCCCGCGAGCAGGGTGGTCCAAAG CTACATTTTGAAGGAACTAGGCCAGATGAATAAGCTGGTAAAT CTTCCGGAGAATCGTGCCTTGTCCGGTCTTTGCGACGCCATGGTCGAGGCCTGGAAGATTCAGGACCACCCAAAAGCGGTGATCCTATTCGTGATCGAGGACGTAACCTACAATATCTGCGATCAGCGCTTTCACGAGTTCTACATCCGCGAGACGTACCCCTTCGTGCAGGTCATCCGGCGTACGCTGACGCAGATCTTCAACGGAGGTAAGCTTGGTCCAGACGGAGAACTGCTGATCGATGGGCAGGAGGTGACGGTGATTTATTTCCGTGCTGGGTACGAACCTGGTCACTACTACGGGCCGAACGAGTGGTCCGCCCGACTGTTGATGGAACGGTCCAAGGCCATCAAGTGTCCGTCGATTCAGTACCACCTGGCCGGTACCAAGAAAGTCCAGCAAGCCCTGGCCAAGCCCGGCATCCTGAAGCGCTTCATCGCGGACGATCACAAGATCGATACCATCAAGGAGATCTTCACCGGACTGTACCCGCTGGACAAGAACGAGGAAGGAGACGAAGCGGTTCGGCGGGCGCTGGAAAATCCGGAACGGTACGTGCTGAAGCCCCAGCGTGAAGGCGGCGGCAATAACGTGTACGGCGAGGACATTCCCGGAGCGCTGGAGAAAATGAACGACGACGAGCGGTCCGCGTGGATTCTGATGGAGCGAATCTTCCCGCCACTGTCGAAGGGTTACATGGTTCGACCGGGCGGTAAGATGCCCCCGGAGATTGTGAACCTCGTGTCTGAGCTGGGCATCTTTGGAGCCATCATTGG AACCAAGGACAACGTCGTGTACAACAAGCAGGTGGGCCACATGTTGCGGACAAAGCTGTCCAGTGCCAACGAGGGTGGCGTGGCCGCTGGTCTGGGTGCCTTGGACAGTCCGTACTTGATCGACTAG